In Devosia litorisediminis, one genomic interval encodes:
- the ugpB gene encoding sn-glycerol-3-phosphate ABC transporter substrate-binding protein UgpB — MVRLSLAALALALTSTTAFAQTEVSWWHAMGGELGEKLEEIVATYNDSQSDYHVTPVYKGSYTETMTAAIAAFRAGEQPDIVQVFEVGTGTMMAAQGAVYPVYQLMADMGADFDQSGFLPAVVGYYTDTQGNMLSMPFNSSTPILYYNKDVFEAAGLDRDVPPKTWEELEAFSHQIMESGAATCGFSSGWISWVQLENFSAWHNLQIGTEENGFAGLNTELTMNGPDQAKHWANLKKWQDEGLFQYGGPGGGADAPAKFYTQECAIYMNSSASRAGVINNAADFEVGYGMLPYYEGVEGAPQNSIIGGATLWVLQGHDEAEYKGVADFFSYLSSAEVQADWHQFSGYLPITQAAYELGQQQGYYAANPGSDVAIKQITLNAPTVNSKGLRFGNYTQIRDVIDQEFQALLAGDKTAQEALDALVSRGNEMLRDFEATNN, encoded by the coding sequence ATGGTTCGCCTTTCCCTTGCCGCACTCGCGCTCGCCCTGACCTCCACCACCGCCTTCGCACAGACCGAAGTGAGCTGGTGGCATGCCATGGGCGGCGAACTGGGCGAAAAGCTCGAAGAAATTGTCGCCACCTATAATGATAGCCAGTCCGACTATCACGTGACCCCGGTCTATAAGGGCTCCTATACCGAGACCATGACCGCTGCCATCGCCGCATTCCGCGCCGGCGAACAGCCAGACATCGTCCAGGTGTTTGAAGTGGGCACCGGCACCATGATGGCCGCCCAAGGCGCCGTTTACCCAGTCTATCAGCTGATGGCTGATATGGGCGCCGATTTCGATCAGTCCGGCTTCCTGCCCGCCGTTGTCGGCTACTACACCGACACCCAGGGCAATATGCTCTCGATGCCGTTCAACTCCTCGACCCCGATCCTGTACTACAACAAGGACGTGTTCGAAGCCGCAGGTCTTGACCGCGACGTGCCACCCAAGACCTGGGAAGAACTCGAAGCCTTCTCGCACCAGATTATGGAATCGGGCGCTGCCACATGTGGCTTCAGCTCGGGCTGGATTTCCTGGGTGCAGCTTGAGAATTTCTCGGCCTGGCACAATCTGCAGATCGGCACTGAAGAGAACGGTTTTGCTGGTCTCAATACCGAGTTGACCATGAATGGCCCGGATCAGGCCAAGCACTGGGCAAACCTGAAGAAGTGGCAGGATGAGGGCCTGTTCCAGTACGGCGGACCTGGCGGCGGTGCTGATGCCCCGGCCAAGTTCTACACCCAGGAATGCGCCATCTACATGAACTCGTCGGCCTCGCGTGCCGGCGTGATCAACAATGCTGCTGACTTCGAAGTTGGCTACGGCATGCTGCCCTATTATGAGGGTGTCGAAGGCGCACCACAGAACTCGATCATCGGCGGCGCGACCCTGTGGGTGCTGCAGGGCCATGACGAAGCCGAATATAAGGGCGTTGCTGACTTCTTCAGCTACCTCTCCTCTGCTGAAGTTCAGGCCGACTGGCACCAGTTCTCGGGCTACCTGCCAATCACCCAGGCTGCCTATGAACTGGGTCAGCAGCAGGGCTATTACGCCGCCAATCCCGGTTCCGACGTCGCCATCAAGCAGATCACGCTGAACGCTCCCACGGTCAACTCCAAGGGTCTGCGCTTCGGCAATTACACCCAGATCCGCGACGTGATCGATCAGGAATTCCAGGCGCTGCTGGCAGGTGACAAGACCGCCCAGGAAGCTCTGGACGCGCTGGTAAGCCGCGGCAACGAGATGCTGCGCGATTTCGAAGCCACCAATAACTAG
- the mce gene encoding methylmalonyl-CoA epimerase: MIGRLNHIAIAVPDLAAASAKYRDLLGAKVGQPQALPEHGVTVVFVDTGNTKVELLEPLGEASPIAAFLAKNPAGGMHHICFEVPDIAAAAATLTQGGARVLGDGTPKTGAHGNPVLFLHPKDFDGTLIELEQVPA; encoded by the coding sequence ATGATCGGTCGCCTCAACCACATCGCCATCGCTGTCCCCGATCTGGCCGCGGCTTCCGCCAAATACCGCGACCTGCTTGGCGCCAAGGTCGGCCAGCCGCAGGCGCTGCCCGAGCATGGTGTCACGGTGGTGTTCGTCGACACCGGCAACACCAAGGTGGAACTGCTCGAGCCGCTCGGCGAAGCTTCGCCCATCGCCGCTTTTCTGGCCAAGAACCCGGCGGGCGGCATGCACCATATCTGCTTTGAGGTCCCCGACATCGCCGCCGCTGCCGCCACCCTGACCCAGGGCGGTGCGCGGGTGCTGGGCGATGGCACGCCGAAAACTGGTGCCCATGGCAACCCGGTGCTGTTCCTGCACCCCAAGGACTTTGACGGCACGCTGATCGAACTCGAGCAAGTGCCGGCCTGA
- the scpA gene encoding methylmalonyl-CoA mutase — protein sequence MSDQKTNFAHWAKLAQAELKDTPLDSLNRDYGGVPVQPVYFGEDGEVPGAEPFTRGVRATMYANRPWTIRQYAGFSTAKESNAFYRQALEKGQKGLSVAFDLATHRGYDSDHPRVVGDVGKAGVAIDSVEDMKILFDGIPLDQMSVSMTMNGAVIPVLAMFIVAAEEQGVSQDKLQGTIQNDVLKEFMVRNTYIYPPEPSMRIVGDIIAHTAEHMPKFNSISISGYHMHEAGATAVQELAYTLADGMEYVRAAQARGLDIDKFAGRLSFFFGIGMNFFLEVSKLRAARQLWSEIMTELGAKDPRSKMLRTHCQTSGVSLTEQDPHNNIVRTTIEALAATLGGTQSLHTNSFDEAIALPTEFSSRIARNTQLILQHESRITDVVDPLGGSYYVEALTRELVDGARALIGESEAQGGMTKAVQSGAPKLEIEKAAAQRQARVDRGEDVIVGVNRYRLDVEDALEVRDIDNAKVRAEQIALLQRVRASRDEAKCQSMLAALREYAAMDEGNLLDAAIAAARARATLGEISQAMEDVFGRHAAITRVISGVYADGYGDDPEFAAIAGRIDSFRKSRGRAPSIFIAKMGQDGHDRGAKVIASAFADLGFDVHMGDLFETASEVAAHVGELKVDAVGVSSLAAGHKTLVPELIAALKDRELGEVTVIVGGVIPEQDYDFLLDSGVAAIFGPGTNVLSAAFSVLSQIEGRLSNQ from the coding sequence ATGTCTGACCAGAAAACCAATTTCGCCCACTGGGCCAAACTCGCCCAGGCCGAACTCAAGGACACGCCGCTGGACTCGCTGAACCGCGACTATGGCGGCGTCCCCGTGCAGCCGGTCTATTTCGGCGAGGATGGCGAAGTCCCCGGTGCCGAGCCGTTCACCCGGGGCGTGCGCGCCACCATGTATGCCAACCGGCCCTGGACGATTAGGCAATATGCCGGCTTCTCGACCGCCAAGGAGTCCAATGCCTTTTACCGGCAGGCGCTGGAAAAGGGGCAGAAGGGGCTTTCGGTTGCCTTCGATCTGGCGACCCATCGCGGCTATGACAGCGATCACCCACGCGTTGTCGGCGATGTCGGCAAGGCTGGTGTGGCCATCGATAGTGTCGAAGACATGAAGATCCTGTTCGACGGCATCCCGCTTGATCAGATGAGCGTTTCCATGACCATGAATGGCGCGGTGATCCCCGTGCTGGCCATGTTCATCGTGGCGGCCGAAGAGCAGGGCGTCAGCCAAGACAAACTGCAGGGCACCATCCAGAACGATGTGCTCAAGGAGTTCATGGTCCGCAATACCTATATCTACCCGCCCGAACCCTCCATGCGCATTGTTGGCGACATCATCGCCCACACCGCCGAGCACATGCCCAAATTCAACTCGATCTCGATCTCGGGCTATCACATGCACGAGGCCGGCGCGACGGCGGTGCAGGAACTGGCCTATACCCTGGCTGACGGCATGGAATATGTCCGCGCCGCCCAGGCCCGTGGCCTCGATATCGACAAATTCGCCGGTCGTCTCAGCTTCTTTTTCGGCATCGGCATGAACTTCTTCCTCGAAGTCTCCAAACTGCGCGCCGCGCGTCAGCTCTGGAGCGAGATCATGACCGAGCTGGGCGCGAAGGACCCTCGAAGCAAGATGCTGCGCACCCATTGCCAGACCTCGGGCGTGTCGCTGACAGAGCAGGACCCGCACAACAATATCGTGCGCACCACCATCGAGGCGCTGGCCGCCACGCTGGGCGGCACCCAGAGCCTGCACACCAACAGCTTTGACGAAGCCATCGCGCTGCCCACCGAGTTTTCCAGCCGCATCGCCCGCAATACCCAGCTGATCCTGCAACATGAAAGCCGCATCACCGACGTGGTCGATCCGCTGGGCGGCTCCTACTATGTCGAGGCGCTGACCAGGGAACTGGTCGACGGCGCCAGGGCGCTGATCGGGGAATCCGAAGCCCAGGGTGGCATGACCAAGGCCGTCCAGAGTGGCGCGCCCAAGCTCGAAATCGAAAAAGCCGCCGCCCAGCGGCAGGCCCGTGTCGATCGCGGCGAGGATGTCATTGTCGGCGTCAACCGCTACCGGCTCGATGTCGAGGATGCCCTTGAGGTGCGCGATATCGACAATGCCAAGGTACGCGCCGAACAGATCGCCCTGCTGCAGCGCGTCCGCGCCAGCCGCGACGAGGCCAAGTGCCAGTCCATGCTGGCCGCCCTGCGCGAATATGCGGCCATGGATGAGGGCAATCTGCTCGACGCGGCCATTGCTGCCGCCCGCGCCCGCGCCACTTTGGGCGAAATCAGCCAGGCCATGGAAGATGTATTCGGTCGCCACGCCGCCATCACCCGCGTCATCTCGGGCGTCTATGCCGATGGTTATGGCGATGATCCCGAATTCGCCGCCATTGCCGGGCGCATCGACAGTTTCAGGAAAAGCCGGGGCAGGGCGCCCTCCATCTTTATCGCCAAGATGGGCCAGGACGGCCATGATCGTGGCGCCAAGGTTATCGCCAGCGCCTTCGCCGATCTCGGCTTTGATGTCCATATGGGCGATCTGTTCGAGACCGCTTCCGAAGTCGCCGCCCATGTCGGAGAACTCAAGGTCGACGCCGTGGGTGTCTCCTCGCTCGCAGCAGGCCACAAGACCCTGGTGCCCGAACTGATCGCGGCGCTCAAGGACCGCGAACTGGGTGAAGTCACCGTCATTGTTGGCGGCGTCATTCCTGAGCAGGATTACGACTTCCTGCTCGATAGTGGTGTGGCCGCCATCTTTGGTCCCGGCACCAACGTGCTCAGTGCAGCCTTTTCGGTGCTCAGCCAGATCGAGGGAAGGCTCTCCAACCAATGA
- a CDS encoding acetyl-CoA carboxylase biotin carboxylase subunit — MITKLLIANRGEIACRVIKTAKRMGIATVAVYSDADREALHVRMADEAVHIGPSPAKDSYLQIDKIIAACKSTGAQAVHPGYGFLSENPKFAEALQAAGIIFVGPPVKAIEAMGDKITSKKLAAEAGVSTVPGHMGLIDDAEHAVTISKSVGYPVMIKASAGGGGKGMRIAWNDAEAREGFDRSKSEAASSFGDDRIFIEKFVTEPRHIEIQLIGDSHGNVLYLNERECSIQRRNQKVIEEAPSPFLDEATRKAMGEQSVALAKAVGYQSAGTVEFIVDKDKKFYFLEMNTRLQVEHPVTELITGLDLVELMLRAANGEKLPLTQADVRRNGWAIESRLYAEDPYRNFLPSTGRLVKYQPPVESNSDDLVVRNDTGVFEGGEISTFYDPMIAKLCTWAPTRGEAIDAMAVALDSFEVEGVGNNLPFLSTVMEQARFRDGRLTTGYIAEEFPEGFHGAELSEEHVFDIAAAAAMMMTRRVARNGDTATAHHWHVQLGEQALPVSISPDGDGFVVDAEWRSQAARLDWRPGSGLAHVDWSDGRRAVLKVNTTTSGFRIRYRGADLKVLVLAPHVAALLKHMPIKVPPDMSKFLLCPMPGQVVRIDVAEGDVVEDGQTLAIVEAMKMENVLKAEKKARISKVHAVAGEVLAVDQVILEFEAV; from the coding sequence ATGATCACCAAACTCCTCATCGCCAATCGGGGCGAGATTGCTTGCCGGGTCATCAAGACGGCCAAGCGCATGGGCATTGCCACGGTCGCTGTCTATTCGGATGCCGACCGAGAAGCGCTGCACGTGCGCATGGCCGACGAGGCCGTCCATATCGGTCCATCCCCGGCCAAGGACTCGTACCTGCAGATCGACAAGATCATCGCAGCCTGCAAATCCACAGGGGCGCAGGCCGTGCATCCCGGCTATGGCTTCCTCTCGGAAAACCCCAAATTCGCGGAAGCCCTGCAAGCCGCCGGGATCATCTTTGTCGGCCCGCCGGTCAAGGCCATCGAGGCCATGGGCGACAAGATCACATCCAAGAAACTGGCCGCTGAAGCCGGTGTCTCCACCGTGCCCGGCCATATGGGGCTGATCGACGACGCCGAGCATGCCGTGACCATTTCGAAATCCGTCGGCTACCCGGTGATGATCAAGGCCAGCGCCGGCGGTGGCGGCAAGGGCATGCGCATTGCCTGGAACGACGCCGAGGCGCGCGAGGGCTTTGATCGCTCCAAATCCGAAGCCGCATCCTCCTTTGGGGATGACCGCATCTTCATCGAGAAATTCGTCACTGAGCCGCGCCATATCGAAATCCAGCTGATCGGCGACAGCCACGGCAATGTGCTCTATCTCAACGAGCGCGAATGCTCGATCCAGCGCCGCAACCAGAAGGTCATCGAAGAGGCGCCATCGCCCTTTCTCGACGAAGCCACCCGCAAGGCCATGGGCGAACAGTCCGTCGCGCTGGCCAAGGCCGTTGGCTATCAGAGCGCTGGCACGGTCGAGTTCATCGTCGACAAGGACAAGAAGTTCTATTTCCTTGAGATGAACACCCGCCTGCAGGTGGAGCATCCCGTCACCGAGCTGATCACCGGGCTCGATCTGGTCGAACTCATGCTGCGCGCCGCCAATGGCGAAAAGCTGCCGCTCACCCAGGCGGATGTGCGGCGCAATGGCTGGGCCATTGAAAGCCGGCTTTACGCCGAAGACCCCTATCGCAATTTCCTGCCCTCGACTGGCCGACTGGTGAAGTATCAACCACCGGTCGAAAGCAACTCCGACGATCTGGTCGTGCGCAATGATACCGGCGTGTTCGAGGGCGGCGAAATCTCGACCTTTTACGATCCGATGATCGCCAAGCTGTGCACCTGGGCACCCACCCGCGGCGAAGCCATCGACGCCATGGCCGTGGCGCTGGACAGCTTTGAAGTCGAGGGCGTCGGCAACAACCTGCCATTCCTCTCGACGGTGATGGAGCAGGCGCGGTTCAGGGACGGGCGGCTGACCACCGGCTATATCGCCGAGGAATTCCCCGAGGGTTTCCACGGCGCCGAACTCAGCGAGGAGCATGTCTTCGATATCGCCGCCGCTGCGGCCATGATGATGACACGACGCGTGGCCCGCAATGGAGACACCGCGACCGCCCATCACTGGCATGTGCAACTGGGCGAGCAGGCATTGCCTGTCAGCATCAGTCCGGATGGCGACGGCTTTGTCGTCGACGCCGAATGGCGTAGTCAGGCCGCCCGTCTCGACTGGCGGCCCGGTTCGGGTCTGGCCCATGTCGACTGGTCCGATGGTCGCCGCGCCGTGCTCAAGGTCAACACCACCACTTCGGGCTTCCGCATCCGCTATCGCGGCGCAGACCTCAAGGTGCTGGTGCTCGCGCCCCATGTTGCGGCCCTGCTCAAGCACATGCCGATCAAGGTGCCGCCCGACATGAGCAAGTTCCTGCTCTGCCCCATGCCGGGGCAGGTGGTGCGCATCGATGTGGCCGAGGGGGATGTGGTCGAGGATGGCCAGACCCTGGCCATCGTTGAAGCCATGAAGATGGAAAACGTCCTCAAGGCCGAAAAGAAAGCCCGCATCAGCAAGGTCCACGCCGTTGCTGGCGAAGTGCTTGCCGTTGATCAGGTCATTCTCGAATTTGAGGCGGTGTGA
- a CDS encoding endonuclease domain-containing protein, which produces MDLHPHPCSLPTRGRDTLPVSCGTLGHGASVWSGFALDWCGSIVSLPLVGRDQGWGAMSVQRARQLRKSMPPSEARLWNALRELKPLGHHFRRQVPLGPYYADFASHRARLVIEVDGDSHHMGQALVRDAARDGFIAAQGYRVLRISNDDVRHNLDDTMAMILNALADTPTLDPSPQGGGRRRADSPANNKGAGEK; this is translated from the coding sequence ATGGATTTGCACCCCCACCCTTGTTCCCTCCCCACAAGGGGGAGGGATACCCTCCCGGTCAGTTGTGGCACGTTGGGGCATGGCGCAAGCGTCTGGTCTGGCTTTGCGTTGGATTGGTGCGGTTCTATCGTCTCCCTCCCCCTTGTGGGGAGGGATCAAGGGTGGGGGGCTATGAGCGTTCAGCGGGCGCGGCAATTGCGGAAATCCATGCCACCGTCCGAGGCCCGGCTGTGGAACGCGCTGCGGGAACTCAAGCCGCTGGGCCACCACTTCCGGCGTCAAGTGCCGCTCGGTCCCTACTATGCCGATTTCGCCTCGCACCGCGCCAGGCTGGTGATCGAGGTAGATGGCGACAGCCATCACATGGGGCAGGCGCTGGTTCGTGATGCCGCACGCGATGGCTTCATCGCCGCTCAAGGCTATCGCGTTCTCCGCATCAGCAATGACGACGTGCGGCACAATCTGGATGACACGATGGCCATGATCCTGAATGCGCTGGCCGACACCCCCACCCTTGATCCCTCCCCACAAGGGGGAGGGAGACGCAGAGCAGACAGTCCCGCGAACAACAAAGGCGCTGGCGAAAAATGA
- a CDS encoding acyl-CoA carboxylase subunit beta, producing the protein MQDIIAQLETKRAEARVGGGQRRIDIQHGKGKLTARERLEILLDPGSFEEYDMFVTHRATDFGMAETIIPGDGVVTGWGKIDGRMVYVFSQDFTVFGGSLSETHAKKICKIMDLAMQNGAPVIGLNDSGGARIQEGVASLGGYADVFWRNTQASGAVPQISVIMGPCAGGAVYSPAMTDFIYMVKDTSYMFVTGPDVVKTVTNETVTQEELGGASTHTKISSVADAAFENDIETLLEVRRLYSFLPLAAGQKPPRRPTHEPIVRDDPSLDTIIPDSANKPYDMREVIEKIADEGDFLELQRDHAGNILIGFIRLDGETVGVVANQPLVLAGCLDINASKKAARFIRFCDSFEIPILTLVDVPGFLPGVAQEYGGIIKHGAKLLFAYAEASVPLVTVITRKAYGGAYDVMASKHIKADVNYAWPSAEIAVMGAKGASEIIYRSELGDKDKIAQRTADYEARFANPFVAAERGFIDDVIMPHGTRRRVIRAFSTLRNKQSQGPKKKHDNIPL; encoded by the coding sequence ATGCAGGATATCATCGCTCAACTTGAAACCAAGCGGGCCGAAGCGCGGGTCGGCGGTGGCCAGCGGCGCATCGATATCCAGCACGGCAAGGGCAAGCTGACTGCCCGCGAACGGCTCGAAATCCTGCTCGATCCCGGCAGTTTTGAAGAATACGACATGTTCGTCACCCACCGGGCGACCGATTTCGGCATGGCCGAGACCATCATTCCCGGCGACGGCGTCGTCACCGGCTGGGGCAAGATTGATGGCCGCATGGTCTATGTCTTCAGCCAGGATTTCACCGTCTTTGGGGGCTCGCTGAGCGAAACCCACGCCAAGAAAATCTGCAAGATCATGGATCTGGCCATGCAGAATGGCGCGCCGGTGATTGGCCTCAATGATAGTGGCGGCGCCCGTATTCAGGAGGGCGTGGCCTCGCTCGGTGGCTATGCCGACGTGTTCTGGCGCAATACTCAGGCCTCGGGCGCCGTGCCGCAGATTTCAGTGATCATGGGCCCCTGCGCTGGCGGCGCGGTCTATTCGCCCGCCATGACCGACTTCATCTACATGGTCAAAGACACCAGCTACATGTTCGTCACCGGCCCCGACGTGGTTAAGACAGTGACCAATGAGACCGTCACCCAGGAAGAACTGGGCGGTGCCTCCACCCACACCAAGATTTCCTCGGTCGCCGATGCCGCGTTTGAGAACGACATCGAAACCCTGCTCGAAGTCCGCCGGCTTTACAGCTTCCTGCCGCTCGCGGCGGGCCAGAAGCCGCCGCGCCGGCCGACCCACGAGCCCATTGTGCGCGACGATCCGAGCCTGGACACCATCATCCCCGACAGCGCCAACAAGCCCTATGACATGCGCGAGGTGATCGAGAAGATCGCCGATGAGGGCGATTTCCTCGAGCTGCAAAGGGACCATGCCGGCAATATCCTGATCGGCTTCATCCGCCTCGATGGCGAAACGGTCGGCGTCGTCGCCAACCAGCCGCTGGTGCTGGCCGGCTGCCTCGATATCAATGCCAGTAAGAAAGCCGCGCGCTTCATCCGCTTCTGCGACAGCTTTGAAATCCCCATCCTCACCCTGGTCGACGTGCCCGGCTTCCTGCCCGGCGTGGCCCAGGAATATGGCGGCATCATCAAGCATGGCGCCAAGCTGCTGTTCGCCTATGCCGAAGCCAGTGTGCCGCTGGTCACCGTCATCACCCGCAAAGCCTATGGCGGCGCCTATGACGTGATGGCGAGTAAGCACATCAAGGCCGACGTGAACTACGCCTGGCCTTCAGCCGAAATCGCGGTGATGGGCGCCAAGGGCGCCTCGGAAATCATCTATCGCTCCGAACTGGGCGACAAGGACAAGATCGCCCAGCGCACCGCCGACTACGAGGCCCGCTTCGCCAATCCCTTCGTCGCCGCCGAACGCGGCTTTATCGACGACGTCATCATGCCCCACGGCACCCGCCGCCGCGTCATCCGTGCTTTTTCCACCCTGCGCAACAAGCAGTCGCAGGGTCCGAAGAAGAAGCACGACAATATTCCGTTGTGA
- a CDS encoding helix-turn-helix domain-containing protein, producing the protein MATRKIFAGARLRALRTQHKLTQGELAARLDISASYVNQIESNQRPLTASVMMALADGFNLDLSELMTDTSDRLLADLREALADPVFGEGVPNLQELKTVAANAPDMARAMLALYETYRKTNERLASVDAALTRDPHSGMQTAYEEVRDFFHYADNYIDPLDRAAEALADELGTFEPDRLNRLMAYCGEAHDLRVVLTAPTRPDLIKDYDRSTRTLAINARLEPATQFFQIAAHLAVMEQTTLLEQLLDAANFKTTEARAIARMGLTNYFAGALQMPYGAFLKAAEAHRYDIEELDHLFGASLEQVAHRLSTMQRPREKGVPFFFARVDAAGTITKRHSATALQFARFGGACPLWNVHRAFEAHGQIIRQLAETPDGNRYLCLAWSSEKRSGGYHGVTRRYAYALGCEISHANRLVYGSDIEPARASFDPIGVSCRICERRNCPQRSVPPLAAEITIDSNRRAIVPYQIN; encoded by the coding sequence ATGGCCACCCGCAAGATATTTGCCGGCGCCCGGCTGCGGGCCCTGCGGACCCAGCATAAATTGACACAGGGCGAGCTGGCAGCGCGGCTCGATATCTCGGCCTCCTATGTCAACCAGATCGAGTCCAATCAGCGCCCGCTCACGGCATCAGTGATGATGGCGCTGGCGGACGGGTTCAATCTCGATCTGTCCGAGTTGATGACCGATACCTCGGATCGTCTGCTGGCCGATCTGCGTGAGGCGCTGGCCGATCCGGTGTTTGGCGAGGGCGTGCCGAATTTGCAGGAACTCAAGACGGTAGCAGCCAATGCGCCCGACATGGCGCGGGCGATGCTGGCGCTCTACGAAACCTACCGCAAGACCAATGAGCGGCTGGCCAGCGTTGATGCGGCGCTGACGCGCGATCCGCATTCGGGCATGCAGACCGCCTATGAGGAAGTGCGCGACTTCTTCCACTATGCCGACAACTACATCGATCCGCTGGACCGCGCAGCCGAAGCGCTGGCGGACGAGTTGGGCACGTTCGAACCGGACCGGCTGAACCGACTGATGGCCTATTGCGGGGAGGCCCATGACCTTCGGGTGGTACTGACCGCACCGACACGCCCCGATCTGATCAAGGATTATGATCGCTCAACGCGGACGCTGGCGATCAATGCGCGGCTGGAGCCGGCGACCCAGTTCTTCCAGATTGCCGCCCATCTTGCGGTGATGGAGCAGACCACCCTGCTCGAGCAATTGCTCGACGCCGCCAATTTCAAGACCACCGAAGCGCGAGCCATTGCCCGCATGGGGCTGACCAATTATTTCGCCGGGGCGCTGCAGATGCCCTATGGCGCCTTTCTCAAGGCGGCCGAGGCGCATCGCTATGATATCGAGGAACTGGACCATCTGTTTGGCGCCAGTCTGGAGCAGGTGGCGCACCGGCTCTCGACCATGCAGCGGCCGCGCGAAAAGGGCGTGCCGTTCTTTTTTGCCCGGGTCGATGCGGCCGGCACGATCACCAAGCGGCATTCGGCAACCGCGCTGCAGTTTGCCCGCTTCGGCGGCGCCTGCCCGCTATGGAATGTGCATCGTGCGTTCGAAGCGCATGGCCAGATCATCCGGCAATTGGCGGAAACGCCAGACGGCAATCGCTATCTGTGCCTGGCTTGGTCAAGCGAAAAGCGCAGTGGCGGCTATCATGGCGTGACGCGGCGCTATGCCTATGCGCTGGGCTGCGAAATCAGCCACGCCAATCGGCTGGTCTATGGCAGCGATATCGAGCCGGCGCGGGCCAGCTTTGACCCCATCGGGGTATCCTGCCGCATTTGCGAGCGCCGCAATTGCCCGCAGCGCTCGGTGCCGCCGCTGGCTGCCGAAATCACCATCGACAGCAACCGGCGCGCCATCGTGCCCTACCAAATCAACTAG